Sequence from the Melitaea cinxia chromosome 18, ilMelCinx1.1, whole genome shotgun sequence genome:
ATATGGCTTTTAAGTATCTTAAGTAAAGTAAGacattcttaatattttttgctgCCATAAAATTTTGAGTTTAACTCTTACATTTCTGAGTGAATGCAATGCtctagtttaaattaaattaagaaagcAATTTTAGTGATGTTATTTATATTCCATTTTAAGTgagtaaatatagaaatattactaaaatcCATTTACCATATGCCAAattgtatatttgttattacCCAAAAAAACCACTTTCATATTTGAGTggcaaaattgtttattaattttttattttttaaatagtttatgcATATTAACTCATTGTATAACAAaagtaaattgtttattatttttcagatatacaataatattgcTTCTATATGCCTTTAGTCTCCTAATGACAGTTACACTTCGACCGTTCGTGTTGGTTTGGTACAAATCTGTTCCAGGGAAGAAAGCTATATATTGTGCTCTGTATTTTTACCCTATCCTTGTGCTAACACACACTGTTGCTGCGGGATTAATATGTaagtattgttataaaaactagaaatatttatttataatgagcACATGAAATATGCTATTGCAAAATGagaagaaattaataatatattttgaatgatCAATATGCGTAAATACCTCTTCAAAATGTTACAGAAACTTAattgcattattaaaaaaagctttcatatttattaccaaattatttccttaaatttacaatattatttatttttatactagttCTTTTCCCAAAAGTTGTTTGAAATGTTAGTATTACTACTTGTTGTAAGCATGTTGTAAGTGATGCAATTAGCTAGCCagaattttacattttgttattattagtgTTGAGACAAGAATCATAGTGACAAgggtaatgaaatatatttctttatttcagatTGTGCATTtccttatataataataattatatcaatgaTGACATCTGCCTCGCATTTTTCTATCAAAATGGATCAATCTGCACCGGCCTTACTGATATCGTCTCTTACAAATGTCAGAAATTTGATAATACTTTTAGGACATTGGCTGGTTCATGCTTATGGTATTATATCTTTAACTGGATTTAAGGAATTGTGGTACTTGACTCTCGTGCCGGCACCTGcgttgttttatatattaacagCTCAATTTACTGATCCAATGAAAATACACAATGATTGACTAGTTAGAGGCTCCCCGGAGAAGGTAGTGTTGATTTGACATGATGAAGCTCTGAGACAGGAGGCCTTAGAGAAGGTAGAACTTGAAAATTTAGAAAAGTATAGGAAGAGATACTAATTCTAAAATTCAATGtcataaaatctttatataGGATAGAATGGTGATGATGttgttaataattatgttaattttaatttttaatgtaaataaagtatttattaattttgttgtttaatttttaactgacttaaaaggaggaggttactcaattcgacggtatatattttttaatgtatgttcggggataacttcgtcgtttatgaaccgattttgatcattctttctTTGTTGAAAAGGTGATATTCCAAgggtgataccatgataaggaaaccaggatctgatgatggaatcctagagaagttgaggggaaccctcgaaaatcgtagtgacgactagtgcgtttattaatttgtttcgtctacttacgttgtattataacttgtcgatgtttttttcatttgctaggaaacacaattatcttatgGTAAAGTACgtgatttattactttttaagtttaaataaaatgttttttttttgaagtacaaCTTATTTACGCGcacttgacttggagagtaaacTGGTGAAGTGAAGAGCATATAGAAAGAGAGATAGATTTACTATTTTTTGatgtaaagcacactcgtttttagaACTTTAATATCCATGACAGATATTAAAACTATACGAATAGTACGAAACGCGTGTAATCCGAAATAGTTTAACGTCTGAAATCGTAAACGAAACCCATGTAATATTACCCAAATATCCGTATCCGTAACTATCACTCATCAGCCTATagtagtccactgttggacataggcctcaacaagttcgcgtcaaaagtggcgtgaactcatgtgttttacccatagtcaccacgctgggcaagcggattggtgaccgcaggactggctttgttgcaccgaagacgctgctgcccgtcttcagcctgtgtatttgaatCGGTCATCAGTCGGCTtaataagttccaaggtggtaggggaattgtgttatcccttagtcgcctcttacgacatccacgggcaGATACATTTTTATCTGCTTTTATCTGGGTTTTCTGgattccagatagatctatctggaatccagatggctggaaaattaaaaattgcatgaaaaattttggaatccccgtttcaaacacacaatagtttacaataacttcccatataaatcatcgttttttatttggaattttcagcagggttGAGTTACCCACAGAAAGAAACATTCATATACATCACATATTCTCTCGTACGCcgctaatataataatatatataatatacttactgTAGGTACCTATGTAACCGTTTGTGCGATGGACGACCAaaattatgtaacatttttatatatgagGGGCGCCTGAAAAGTTCTGAGCCTAGGGCATTAAGAGTCtagataaaaatctaaaaaaaaaatatttttcaatatagtcCCCCTGGACTTCAATGCACCTTTGACATCTTTTATAGAGGGCTTGTATCCCTGATAAAAAGTAACCCGCGTCTTTGGCTAGAAAATGTTCATTAACGGCCACCTTCATCTCTTCATCATCCCCAAATCTTCGTCCCCGTAagtcttttttcaaatttttaaataaaaaataatcgctaGGTGCCAGATCTGAACTATAGGGTGGGTGATTTACTTCATCGAAGCCAGTTTCTCGCAAGGCTTGCCTCGCGATGCACGCCGTGTGAACCGGCGCGTTGTCTTGCAAAAACAAAATTCCTTTGCTGATTTTACCTCTTCTTTTTTCGACAATGGCTTcgcgaactttttttaaaagcccAGCATAATACTCTGCAttcattgtagtttttttttggaagGTAATCTATGAGTAAAACTCCTTCGCAATCCCAAAAAATGGTGGCCATGAGTTTGGAAGCCGATTTTTCCACCTTAAACTTCTTCGGCGGTCTTTCCCCCTTCTCTATCTACTGCATTGACTCCTGTTTTGATTCTGGGTCATATTGTCGGATCCACGTTTCATCAACGGTGATAATACGAGTGCAAATTTCTTCCAAATTATCCTTGCACAACTCTAAAAACTCTTCAGAAGTTTCAACGCGCCGCTGCTTGTCAAGTGGCGTGAGCATTTTTGGCACCCAATGTGCACTGACTTTATTCATATGCAAATGATCGTGCATAATATCTCCAACTCGTTCTTTACTAAAGCCAAGCTCTTCTGCTATCTGCCACAATTTTATTTGGCGATCGtccagtacaattttttttactttttcgatGTTTTCATCGTTGACTGCGGTGTTCGGCCGACCCGAGCGGGGGTCATCTTCCAGAGTCTCTCTGCCTTGTTGGAATAGGCGTGTCCATCGTTTAACCGTGGCTGACGACGGTCCAGATTCTCCGTATACACTAGaagttttttcaaaaatgtcttTTGCTGTTTTCCCCTTTTTAACGAGGAATTTGATGACGGCGCGATGCTCAAACTTCGTTAAGTGCAGTGATGACTCAGACCTGGTGATGTTTACGGTTCAATTACTCAAAGCGTAATGAagctaatgattttttttttttcgaaatgacagttgctgttggccctactggcctttacagcgtcaccggtgacaggggccgggcacttaggcaaaccggccgcgaaggaagatgtgGGCCCTTTTCGGCGGACAAAGCTAATGACGTGAAACTTTGCTTATATAGTGGGTAGATGTCGTTCAAATAGTGACCCAGCGGATAAGTAAATAGTACCTACGACTGCAAGTATCCTAGGGTCAGAACTTTTCAGCCGCCCCTCGTAATAACGCTATGGAGGGTAAAGATTTTCCGCCTAGCCACAACAAGTTCATTTCAGTTGAGAAGTATTTCATAATGAttgaagttttatatttaaatatcattttcatGAAAATGAAGAGATTCAAATAATTGTAGAGCAGAACATTAATGTTAACAATGCCGGAGACAAAGATAGGTCGGTGaaacgaaataaaaagaaaCGACGCCGTTTATGAGCGGTCTTATTATTAAACGCTTTCTCATTTCCGATCCCGCGAAAAAACCGGCATTACCATCTGTGGTTtactatttgtttgtttttgaagATAGGCATTTCTTTGTAGTGGTTAATCTTGAAACAGCTAATATTGACTAGAATTTTAATGTCTGTTTATTTTTCTTACGCCGGCACTTTTTCGCCGTCGatattttgttgatattttgtgtaggttttttatttcaattctttatacttatacttaattaaaatgtttgtaaatttatataaagactACCGCTTTGTTATTGAACTTCGGGTAGttgaatataaatttctaaataaacgcaatatgtatattttaagctTTTGTCTGTTTTACTCAACCTATTTTCGAAACaactataactaaataaaatttcattcttaagatttttacagaaaatattgaaaacaaaaattaaaatttgacaaaGGAAGAAACTAAATTTGTAGATACATAATCATTACATTTAGTTATCACCTaacataaattgtttaaaagtaAGAACATAAATTAATCATCATATAGTTTCTATACCTTAATATACTTTTTGGAGTAGtcttaaaaatcaaaataaaaatcaaaaactactttcttaataataaataaagctgtttttgattttgattcaaACAGGATTCAAAAGCGTTTTCAActcatcattttataaattactagctgacccggcaatcgttttcttgccgctaaacgctattaaaaataggggttgatggtagagggttgaaaatttagggttgtatgtattttttaatgttgtatcataaaaaaatagaaattaaaaattttgtctaaaaaataaaaaaaaaaatttatgggtggactacccctaacatttagggggatga
This genomic interval carries:
- the LOC123662515 gene encoding protein GVQW3-like, encoding MLSFGLTVRARYANADAMKQFPTSKTVTVYQSPSESSLHLTKFEHRAVIKFLVKKGKTAKDIFEKTSSVYGESGPSSATVKRWTRLFQQGRETLEDDPRSGRPNTAVNDENIEKVKKIVLDDRQIKLWQIAEELGFSKERVGDIMHDHLHMNKVSAHWVPKMLTPLDKQRRVETSEEFLELCKDNLEEICTRIITVDETWIRQYDPESKQESMQ
- the LOC123662166 gene encoding JNK1/MAPK8-associated membrane protein, translating into MSIIKTCPGLYCGRTELDDGSWSECGACPRGFRTNATSYCVECTDEPTLYDWQYLGFMVLLPLVLHWFFIDMAAAENRKTAIVGQHICAFVEVASGTLAALLVLPPTGSIDLHVCSPKALSDWYTLLHNPQPDYKETLHCTQEAVYPLYTIILLLYAFSLLMTVTLRPFVLVWYKSVPGKKAIYCALYFYPILVLTHTVAAGLIYCAFPYIIIIISMMTSASHFSIKMDQSAPALLISSLTNVRNLIILLGHWLVHAYGIISLTGFKELWYLTLVPAPALFYILTAQFTDPMKIHND